The Nitrospira sp. genome has a segment encoding these proteins:
- the rpsQ gene encoding 30S ribosomal protein S17, with translation MVEQEQKRHEWVGEVISDKMDKTVVVTVSRVVRHPFYHKTLRRVTKLKAHDEKNECKVGDRVKLIETRPISKHKHWRVVEILEKNRTE, from the coding sequence ATGGTGGAACAGGAACAGAAACGGCACGAGTGGGTCGGCGAGGTTATCAGCGACAAGATGGACAAGACTGTCGTGGTCACCGTCTCGCGCGTGGTGCGCCATCCCTTTTATCACAAGACCCTGCGTCGGGTGACGAAGCTGAAGGCGCACGACGAGAAGAACGAGTGCAAGGTCGGTGATCGCGTAAAGCTTATTGAGACCCGGCCGATCAGCAAGCACAAGCACTGGCGGGTGGTCGAAATTCTTGAGAAGAATCGGACTGAGTAG
- a CDS encoding 50S ribosomal protein L29, protein MDVKDLKDLTGAELAEKAQQLTQELFNLRFQMAAGRAENPMKIRQTRRDLARVKTVLRQQTLAQGAASKKQAR, encoded by the coding sequence ATGGACGTGAAGGACCTGAAAGATCTGACAGGGGCCGAACTGGCTGAGAAGGCGCAGCAGCTCACGCAGGAGCTGTTCAATCTCCGGTTTCAGATGGCAGCCGGCCGTGCGGAAAATCCAATGAAGATCCGGCAGACCCGCCGGGATCTGGCGCGCGTGAAGACCGTGCTTCGTCAGCAGACGCTGGCGCAGGGCGCAGCTAGCAAGAAACAGGCAAGGTAG